The Hyphomicrobiales bacterium sequence CAAGCCGTTTCTTAGTTGCAGTACCGGCTCGCAGATGGGCGGTTGGTTCGTGAACGAGATCGCCTCGACGGAGGGGTTCGAAGGACTGCGCTACCGGATGGCGGGGCTCGGTGCCGAGGTGTATCGCCGGCTGGGCGCGATCGTCGTGCTCGTGCCGGGCGCTGACATCGTGCAGTCGTTACAATCCGGCGCTGTCGATGCCTGTGAATGGGTTGGGCCCTGGCTCGACACGGCCATGGGACTGCACGAGGCGGCCAACTTCTACTACTATCCCGCCTGGCACGAGCCGGGTACCGCGCTGGCGCTCGGCATCAACAAGCGCGTGTGGGAGAGTTTCGATGAGGGCGACCGGCGGCTCATCGAGATAGCTGCCGCGGGCGAGTACGCAATTTCGCTCGCGGAGTTCAACACCAATAACGCCCTGGCGCTGCGCCAACTAAGGGCGGAGGGTACCGTCAAGATTCGAAAATTTAACGATGCAATGCTGAAGACATTCGCCGAGATCAGCAAGGACGTGGTGGCCGAGGCAGGCTCCGGCGACGATCTCTCCAGAAAGATATACCGAAGCCACTTGGAGTTTCGAACTTTGATTGGGGAGTGGAGTGATGTCTCCGAAGGCGCCTATCTGGGCATCCGCGCGTTCGGCTGACGTTGGTGCGAACAAAAAACCCTCGTCCAGATGCCGCCGCCATTGAGGCAAAGCGCGCAGACTTTGAGCCCGCTTGCGCCGTATCCGTGCGGCGAAGATCGGGCCGAACCGGGCTCACCAAAACCGTACCGTCTCGTGGCTCACATCGATGCCGCGCTCGTGCAGCAGATCCTCAATATTGCGCAACGACAGCGGAAAGCGGACATACGGCATCACCGCAAGGCGGATCACCTCGGGCGATGTCTTGAAGTAGCGGAAGGGATTTCTCATCCGCCAACGCAACTGGCGAGTTCGAGCTCTCGGCTCATCTCCCAAGAGAGACCTGCCGGCCTATCTGCCGTCAGACCCCTGGGGCGCGGATCAGTTCGGTAATCCTCCGGATCGCGACGCGACGGTTTTCCCGTTCCGCTGCCTCGGTTGGGATCTTCAGGAACTCCTCGCCATAACCCTGCGTGATCAGGTTCTCCGGCGGGATTAAGAAGTTGCTGGAAAGCGCAACCGCGACGGCCTCGGCGCGGCGGTCGGACAACAGCAGGTTGGCGTAGTCACTGCCGACGGCGTCGGTATGTCCCTCGATCAGGAAGACCTCGTCCGGCCTTTCCCTCAGCACGTCGGCCATCGCCTCGCCGACCATCGCCAGTGCGCCGAATTGCGTCGGCGAGATGCTGGCGCTGCCGAAGTCGAAAGTGATGGTGTCGAGGTCGACTCGGCGCATCTTGTCGCGCAACCGCGCGTTGGCGCGGACCTCTTCCAGCGCGTAGACCCGCTCCATCTCCTCCACCGGCGGCGCCATCAGCGCCACGCGGATGGCGCGGCGGTCCGCCCGCCTTGTCTCGACGATGTACTGCTCGCGCGGGATGCCGATCCTGAGCGGCGGCAGAACGATGTCGTAGCGGAACTGCGGACGCCGGTCGCCCTCGTAGAAGTCACGATTGTCGATGAGGACAATCTCGCGGCCGCGGCGGTCGATGCGGGTGCGGATGATGATGTCGCCATAGCGGTCGCGCACGGTGACGATCTTCACGCCGTCGTCGCGGGTTATGGTCGTGCGCGTGCGTCCGCCTCTCAGATTCTCGACCTCGGCGTCGCGAGCGCGGTAGAGGAAGCGTTCGGTCTCGGTCGCCTCATCCTGGCGGATGATGAATTGACTGCCGAGCTGGATGATGAAGCGCGCGCCGAAATCCTCGACGACGTTTGCCTCCTCGGACACGGGACGCCGCCGGTCGCCGTCTCGCCTTCCGTCCTGGCCGGCGGCGGAAGGGGCGGCCTGCTGCTGTCCCTCCGTCGTGCCTTCCTCGCCAATCTGCTCTTCCTCGACCGCCTTGCGCTCCTCGCTCAAGTGCTTGCGGAGCGCGCGGAAGTTTTTCGCCTCTTCTTGGTCGCCCTGGGTCTCGAGCTGCTTTTCGACGACGGAATCCTGTTGCGCGGCGGCTGGCGGCGGCTGGTCGGCGGTCAGTTCCTGAGCCGGCGGTTCGTCGGTCTGCGGCTCGGCCGGGAGAGCGGGTTGCGCCTGAGTCTCCGGCGGAGCCGGCGCGACCTCGGGCTGAGGTTCGGCCTGAACCTCCGGATGAGCCGGCGCGACCTCGGGCTGAGGTTCGGCCTGAGGCTCGGCCACGGGCTGAGGTTCGGGCTGAGGCTCGGCCACGGGCTGAGGTTCGGCCTGAGGCTCGGCCACGGGCTGAGGTTCGGCCTGAGGCTCGGCGCACTGCCGCTTCATTTCATCCTCGCTCAGCCCCTGCTTCCGGGCTGCGGCCTCGCAGGCTCTCCTGTCGGCCGCCGCCGGCGCCTGCCGCTGGGCCATGCCGGGCCGCTGCGGCTGCTGCTGGGCCTGAGGCTGCGGAGACGGAGCCGGCTGCTGGGCCTGAGGCTGCGGAGACGGAGCCGGCGGCTCGGGAACCGCCGCGTTCGGCGGCGGCGGCGCCTCGGCCGGGGCGCCGGTCTCGGCGCACCGGCGTTGTATCTCTTCCGCGCTCAAACCGTCGTGAAGAGCTTTCGCCTCGCATGCCGTTCTGGCGTCGGATTGTGCGACCGTCAAGCGTTCCCGTGGCGAACCGTCTAAGGACCAGGCGATGCCGGGGACGGCCAGAAGGCAGATTGCCGTCAGCGATGCGATTGGAATGAGCTTGTGGTTCATCGATCCATTCTCCGTCGGGTCCAAGTGAGCTAAGCCTTCACGCGTGACGCCCCCGTCTGCGAGCAGAGGCAGTAACAAGCGTCCGCACCCGCCACTTCAACGCCCCGCATGCGGTAAGGTTCCATGCGCGATCGGCGGCAATTTCGGAAAAAGGGTGGTGGACGCCCTTAACGGGCTTCGGCTGTCAGGGCGGAGGGGACGACCCTTCCGCGCCATTTAAGATACGCCTATGCCAGGGTGGAAGACTGTGCAGAATTGCTCACATCGAAAGGACCACCTGGCCCCTCTTTTTGCGGCGCCGTTGATGCCTGAGACCGGCATTACCGGCGCGCGACCACGACCGCCCTCTCTGGACCGTCGGCGCAGGTTCCCGAATTGCTGGGCGTTGCGGTCAGCCGCGACATGAAACGGCAGGCCGTCTGCGCGACGAGACCGCGGACCGCATCGGACTTCGACATGGCCATGCGGCCGAAATGGCGCAGGTCCACATATTCAACGGCGAACCAGCGCCGGTCGATGGCGAAGGCGAGGGGCTGCAGAACCGCCTCGGCTTGGGTGACTTCGACCAACGACATGGTGTCGATGGTGTCGCTCATGCGATGATGAACGTCCTTCTGCAGGCTGGCGATCCAGCCGGCTATCCGATTGGCCTCGTCATATTTCAACAACAGCGGCCGGCTCAGCATCACCGGGTGACCCGATCCGAGCGAGGAAACGCGCAGCCGCCCGTCCCGCGGTTCGCCCTGGAGCCTGTGCGCAACGACCTGGAGGGCGAGCGCGTGCTCCGACTGGGCGACGAGCTTGCTGCCGATCGCCTCGGCGCCGGTGGTCGACCAACTTGGGCCGGGGAGGCCGGAGGTTGCCGCGACGGCGGCGAGCAACAGAA is a genomic window containing:
- a CDS encoding TRAP transporter substrate-binding protein: MRRRDILAGAGLAAAANLRFPAPAIAQGIRHLTMVTDYPDAPGMLPSARRLAHTIADASQGRIRIEVSPAGAVVRPLETFDAVQAGVADMFHSHIGYFEKKSPAFHFYSGVPFGFTANELFAWVRFGGGQELWDALSGQFDVKPFLSCSTGSQMGGWFVNEIASTEGFEGLRYRMAGLGAEVYRRLGAIVVLVPGADIVQSLQSGAVDACEWVGPWLDTAMGLHEAANFYYYPAWHEPGTALALGINKRVWESFDEGDRRLIEIAAAGEYAISLAEFNTNNALALRQLRAEGTVKIRKFNDAMLKTFAEISKDVVAEAGSGDDLSRKIYRSHLEFRTLIGEWSDVSEGAYLGIRAFG
- a CDS encoding OmpA family protein; this translates as MNHKLIPIASLTAICLLAVPGIAWSLDGSPRERLTVAQSDARTACEAKALHDGLSAEEIQRRCAETGAPAEAPPPPNAAVPEPPAPSPQPQAQQPAPSPQPQAQQQPQRPGMAQRQAPAAADRRACEAAARKQGLSEDEMKRQCAEPQAEPQPVAEPQAEPQPVAEPQPEPQPVAEPQAEPQPEVAPAHPEVQAEPQPEVAPAPPETQAQPALPAEPQTDEPPAQELTADQPPPAAAQQDSVVEKQLETQGDQEEAKNFRALRKHLSEERKAVEEEQIGEEGTTEGQQQAAPSAAGQDGRRDGDRRRPVSEEANVVEDFGARFIIQLGSQFIIRQDEATETERFLYRARDAEVENLRGGRTRTTITRDDGVKIVTVRDRYGDIIIRTRIDRRGREIVLIDNRDFYEGDRRPQFRYDIVLPPLRIGIPREQYIVETRRADRRAIRVALMAPPVEEMERVYALEEVRANARLRDKMRRVDLDTITFDFGSASISPTQFGALAMVGEAMADVLRERPDEVFLIEGHTDAVGSDYANLLLSDRRAEAVAVALSSNFLIPPENLITQGYGEEFLKIPTEAAERENRRVAIRRITELIRAPGV